From Deltaproteobacteria bacterium, the proteins below share one genomic window:
- a CDS encoding aminopeptidase P family protein codes for MNDIFKVPAKEINARIRKIQETIQAQDIDALLVIQRVDLFYFTGSAQNGFLFVPAEGPPLFMVKRYMPRAREESPLAEIVEIRSVKEIPGLIQDYYGRLPERIGFELDVIPVRDFNFYRSLFPRQEIVDASPLILKLRSRKSAWEIEQMENTAELSRKTFEYMRHIIRPGQSEMEFAGLFEAYARKLGHGGKMRVRDYQTEGYPWHVLSGKSGSMVGLLDSPASGQGTSPAFPCGAGPKALAPHEPIMVDLASVLNGYHMDETRMFAMGAMPDKALKASHAAIEIHQAVLEKTKPGLQTGEIFGFAHTLAEKLGYGDVYLGLPGYKVNFIAHGIGLELIEPPFIARGKQEILEPGMTFALEPKMVFPDEFCVGVESVFLVTETGSRLISKVPVEIFVCS; via the coding sequence ATGAACGATATTTTCAAGGTTCCTGCAAAAGAAATCAACGCGCGTATCCGCAAGATTCAGGAGACGATCCAGGCGCAGGATATAGACGCCCTTCTCGTGATTCAAAGGGTGGACCTCTTTTATTTCACGGGCTCCGCCCAAAACGGTTTTCTCTTCGTCCCGGCGGAGGGGCCTCCACTTTTCATGGTCAAACGGTACATGCCCAGGGCCAGGGAGGAATCTCCCCTTGCGGAGATCGTGGAAATCCGCTCCGTCAAGGAGATACCCGGATTGATCCAGGATTATTACGGCCGGCTCCCTGAAAGGATCGGGTTCGAGTTGGACGTCATCCCGGTGAGGGATTTCAACTTCTATCGATCCCTCTTCCCTCGACAAGAAATCGTGGACGCATCCCCCCTTATCCTGAAACTTCGGAGCCGCAAATCGGCCTGGGAAATCGAGCAGATGGAAAACACCGCAGAACTATCCCGCAAGACCTTTGAATACATGAGGCACATCATCAGACCCGGGCAGAGTGAGATGGAATTCGCCGGTCTATTCGAGGCCTATGCCAGGAAATTGGGTCATGGCGGGAAGATGCGTGTCCGGGACTACCAGACGGAAGGGTATCCCTGGCATGTCCTGAGCGGGAAGAGCGGCTCCATGGTGGGCCTGCTGGATTCCCCGGCAAGCGGGCAAGGCACCTCCCCCGCCTTTCCTTGCGGAGCGGGGCCCAAAGCCCTTGCCCCCCACGAACCCATCATGGTCGACCTCGCTTCCGTGCTGAACGGTTACCACATGGACGAGACCAGGATGTTCGCCATGGGTGCCATGCCCGACAAGGCCCTCAAGGCTTCCCACGCAGCCATCGAGATCCATCAGGCCGTCCTGGAAAAAACGAAACCGGGCCTTCAGACCGGAGAGATTTTCGGCTTCGCCCACACCCTGGCGGAGAAACTCGGATACGGAGACGTCTACCTCGGGCTCCCGGGGTACAAGGTGAACTTCATCGCCCATGGGATCGGTCTGGAACTGATTGAACCACCCTTTATCGCCCGGGGGAAGCAGGAGATTCTGGAACCCGGCATGACCTTCGCCCTGGAGCCCAAGATGGTCTTCCCGGACGAATTCTGCGTGGGCGTCGAAAGCGTTTTCCTGGTGACGGAGACCGGATCCCGCCTCATCAGCAAGGTACCCGTCGAAATCTTCGTTTGCTCCTAG
- a CDS encoding MerR family transcriptional regulator — translation MQVPDDKRYFRIGEVSRIIGVEPYVLRYWETEFPQIRPRRADSNQRTYQKKDLEILFEIKRLLYDEKMTIAGARQKLRKRGVQTAPVSPGAFIESLKRDLREILRILS, via the coding sequence ATGCAGGTCCCGGATGACAAGCGATATTTCAGGATTGGAGAGGTCAGCCGTATAATCGGCGTGGAGCCTTATGTCTTGAGATACTGGGAGACGGAGTTCCCCCAGATTCGCCCCAGGCGGGCTGATTCCAACCAGCGGACTTACCAAAAGAAGGACCTCGAGATCCTCTTCGAGATAAAGCGGCTCCTGTACGATGAAAAAATGACCATCGCCGGGGCGCGTCAAAAGTTGCGTAAGAGAGGAGTCCAGACTGCCCCGGTCTCCCCTGGGGCGTTCATTGAATCCTTGAAAAGAGACCTCAGGGAGATTCTTCGAATCCTTAGTTGA
- a CDS encoding UPF0280 family protein produces MERIYRKKVGTRGLHSFQVAVKETDLWICADRPLVKETRDLVLKNRNHLEHYISLHPDFLSTLQPFRKDPLAPPIVKAMIEATHDIGVGPMAAVAGAMAQFVAEGLREFTRQVIVENGGDVYLNMKKPMTVSVFAGKSALSERLGLKIPVEQMPMGVCSSSATIGHSLSLGAADLVCVLSKSAARADGAATALCNRIKNRKDLENVGRWAAQMGGIIGGLAVMGDALAPWGERPLKNAPFCPIFRLRYGYGVTSPPDNGGQAASDSNRGPARWVGSRRFARTNFNPRNTSMYGASPLPLGILKRDG; encoded by the coding sequence ATGGAGCGCATATACAGAAAGAAGGTGGGGACCCGGGGACTTCATTCATTCCAGGTGGCGGTGAAAGAGACGGATCTCTGGATATGCGCCGATCGTCCGTTGGTGAAGGAGACAAGGGACCTCGTCCTCAAAAACAGGAACCATCTCGAACATTACATCTCCCTGCATCCTGATTTTCTTTCCACCCTTCAACCCTTCCGGAAAGACCCTCTCGCCCCGCCGATCGTAAAGGCCATGATCGAGGCCACACATGATATCGGCGTGGGACCCATGGCGGCGGTCGCCGGGGCCATGGCACAGTTCGTGGCGGAGGGCCTTCGGGAGTTCACCCGGCAGGTGATCGTGGAAAACGGTGGGGATGTCTACCTGAACATGAAAAAGCCGATGACGGTATCGGTTTTTGCAGGGAAATCGGCGCTGAGCGAAAGGCTCGGGTTGAAGATCCCTGTAGAACAGATGCCGATGGGGGTCTGCTCCTCCTCGGCCACCATCGGGCATTCTCTCAGCCTGGGTGCCGCTGATCTGGTCTGCGTTCTGTCTAAATCCGCCGCCAGGGCGGACGGGGCGGCCACGGCCCTATGTAACAGGATCAAGAACAGGAAAGACCTGGAAAACGTCGGTCGGTGGGCCGCTCAGATGGGAGGAATCATCGGCGGCCTGGCCGTCATGGGCGATGCCTTGGCCCCATGGGGAGAGAGACCTTTGAAAAACGCCCCCTTTTGCCCAATCTTCCGCCTTCGCTATGGTTACGGCGTGACAAGTCCGCCAGACAACGGCGGACAGGCTGCGTCAGACTCAAACCGGGGACCCGCCCGTTGGGTGGGGAGTCGTCGCTTCGCGCGGACAAATTTTAATCCTCGAAATACTTCAATGTATGGTGCCTCTCCTCTGCCGCTTGGCATTCTAAAGCGGGATGGTTAA